Within the Acidipropionibacterium acidipropionici genome, the region ACGTCGACCGGCACCTCGCCGGCGGGCATGCCGACCAGCACCGTCGTGTTGCCGGGTGCGCCGACCTGCCACAGGTCCTTGTAGGCGCCGATCGCTCCGGAGGCCTCGATGACGACGTCGGCCCCCCAGCCGTCCGTCTCGTCGCTGATGGCCTCCGACATCACCTCCTGCTGCAGGTTGACCGGCCGCAGACCGGGGATCTGCCCGGCGATCTCGAGTTTCGCCACCGAGACGTCGGAGATGTACACCTTCCCGGCACCACTGGCCAGGGCGACGCAGGCGGCGAGCTGGCCGACGGTTCCGGCGCCGGAGACGGCCACCGTGTCGCCGGGCTTGACGCCGCCCTTCTCGACGGCGTGCACGGCCACCGCCATCGGTTCCAGCAGGGCGCCCTCGCCGAAGCTCAGCGCGTCGGGCAGGTGGTAGGTGAAATCGGCCGGGTGGACGACGGCGTCGCACAGGCAGCCGTCGACCGGAGGGGTGGCCCAGAACCGGACGGCAGGGTCGACGTTGTACATGCCCAGCCGCGATGCCTTCGAGGTCAGGTCGGGGATGCCGGGCTCCATCGCCACCCGGTCGCCGACGTCGAACCCCTCGACGCCGGGGCCCACCTCGGTGACCACACCGGAGGCCTCGTGGCCCATCACCATCGGCTCGGTCACCACGAACTTCCCGATATTTCCGTGTTCGACGTAGTGGACGTCGGATCCGCAGATCCCCACCGACCTCGGTGCGATCCGCAGCTCGCCCTCGCCCGGATGTCCCGGATCGGGGACCTCGCGGACGGTGAGCTCGTTCTTCTTCTCAAGTACGACAGCCTTCACAGCTATGTGCCCCCTTTCACCTTCGACGGTAGGTGCGCCACAGGCGTGGTCAAGGGCCCTGTTCCAGGGCTCCGGTTTGGCGCAGCTCGCTATCTTGGGCCTCTCATCACCGTGACCGCCCTGGATGCCGAGAGGTTCTTCTTGCTTGACTCCATCGCCGGCCAGGTCGTCTCGCTCATGGAGGTCCTCGGATCCCTGGGCGTCGGCCTGGCGATCCTCATCGAGACCGTCTTCCCACCCGTTCCCAGCGAGGTGATTCTGCCGCTGGCGGGATTCACGTCCACCCAGGGAGACCTGAATGTCCTCGCGGCCTTCGGCGCCGCGACCGCCGGATCCCTCATCGGCGCCTACATCCTCTACTGGTTGGGTGCGGCGATCGGGGCGCAGCGGCTGCGTGCACTCGCCGACCGGATCTGGCTCGTCGAGGCCGCCGACGTCGACCGGGCCCTGGCCTGGTTCGACCGCTACGGCGAGGCGTCCGTCCTTGTCGGACGGGTGATGCCGGGGGTGCGCAGCCTGGTGTCGATCCCCGCGGGGGTGCATCGGATGGGGCTGACGAAGTTCACCGCCCTGACTCTGGCCGGCTCCGCGGTGTGGAATGCGGCTCTGATCTGGCTGGGGGCTGCGTTGGGGTCGAACTGGCGGGTGGTGTCCCACACCATCGACCAGTACTCGGCGTGGGTGTATGCGGCCCTGCTGCTGGCCGCGGCCGTGGGCTTCGTGATGCTGGTGCGGCGCTCGGTCGGTCGCGGCCGGCGCCGGGAGCGGACCGGGAGCGACGCCTGACGGCATCATGGCCCTGTGATGTCTGAACTGGAGGCGGTGCGCCGGACGCTGGAGGCCGGCGGGTACGTCGACCTCTCCTGCGCCCCGCCGCTGGAGCTCACCGAGCCGCTGCGGATCACCCGCCCTACCGTGCTGGTGGGAGGGGATCTCACCGCTGCGGATGGAGCGCCGGCCCTGGAGGTGACGTCGTCGCGGGTGCGGATCGTCGGGACACGGATCCGCGGGAGCGCCGTCACGGGATCGGTCCGGGATCCGGGCGAGATCCTGATCCACGCCCTCGGCACCGAGCATCAGCCTCTTCACGACGTCGTCATCCGGGGCTGTTCGCTGTCCGACAGTCGCTCGGACGCCGTCAGGCTCGAGTGGTGCCGGAGCTCGTCGGTGACCGGATGCGGCGTCGACCATGTGCTCTACGCCGGGGTGATGTGCCTGTCGTGCAGCGGGGTGCTGGTGGCCGACAACCGGATCGCCGATATTCCGCTCACCGCAGGGACCGTCGACGGGTACGGGATCGCCTTCTCCGATGCCGGCAACACCGAGGCGTCCCGTTCTCGGGACTGCCGGGCGGTGAGAAATGTCATCGAGCTGGTCGACCGCGAGGGGATCGACACCCACGGAGGCCTGGGGATCCGCATCACCGACAATGTGGTGCGCGGATGCGCCCGCGGCATCGCGGTGGTCTCGGGCAATGAGAGCCGGCGGGTGGCGCCGCAGCGCTGCCTGGTGGCGAGGAATCTGATCGACGCCGCCGGCGTGCGGGCCGCGGGCCTCGAGGCGGTGGCCTTCCGCGGCATTGCGGGGAACCCGGCGACGGGTCTGGTTCTGGGCAACACAGTGCGGCGCTATCGCCGCCCCTTCTCCATCTGGCAGGCCGAGGCCGTCCGCGAATGGCTCGGGCGGGGCCGCGGCTTCCCCCGCGAGCGTCGGCTCTGGGGACGGTTTCGGACAGGCTGAAAGGGCGACGTCCCGGTTGTTATCGTCGGAGAATGACCGCGCAGCTCTCCGATATCGGACAGACCACCATCGACCTTCTCGTCGAACTGGTGAGGAACGGCTGTGAGAACGATCTCACCCCCGACTCGGGGCAGGAGATCCGCAGCGCCGAGACCCTGGAGCGATTCTTCGACGGTGCGCCGGTGACCATCCGGCGCGTCGAGCCGCATCCGGGCCGGACCACCCTGGTCGTCTCCGTGGAGGGGTCCGATGAATTCGCCGAGCCCCTCACCCTGCTGGGGCACACCGACGTGGTGCCCGTCGATCGAGCGGCCTGGAGTCACGATCCCTTCGGCGCAGAGATCGCCGATGGGCAGATCTGGGGGCGCGGGACCGTCGACATGCTGGGACTCACTGCGGCGATGGCAACCGTCACCCGCGATCTCGCCCGCAGCACCCGGCCGCGCGGCACCCTCACCTTCGTCGCGGTGGCCGACGAGGAGGCCCGCGGCGGGTTGGGCGCCGGGTGGCTGGCGCAGCATCAGCCGGATCTGTTCAGCTGGGGGAACTGCATCTCCGAATTCGGCGGCTCCCATCTGCCAGTCCGCGACGGGTCGGACGCCGTCGTCGTGGCGGTCGGCGAGAAGGGCGCTGCTCAGCGGCGTCTCACCGTGCGCACCGAACCCGGTCACGGATCGACGCCGTGGCGCCGCCCCTCCGCCGTCCAGAGGATCGCCGAGGTGGCCGTCAGGATCGCCGCCCTGCAGCCGCCGGCCTCCCACGACCCTCTGTGGCGAGACTTCGTCCAGGCCTTCCGCTTCGACCCCGACACCGAGCGCGCCCTGCTCGCCGGAGCCGATGACGACGCCTACGAGGCCTTCGGCCCGCTGGCGCGCTACGCCCACGCCATCTCCCACCTCACGGTCGCCGAGACCGTGATCGGCGCGGGGCGTGCCATCAATGTCATTCCCGGCACGGCGTCGCTGGAGCTGGACATCCGCACCCTGCCCGGCCAGAGCGACGACGACGTCGACCGGGTGCTGCGCACCGCCCTGGGCGACATGGCCGACGAAGTGGAGATCGAGCATCTGATCAGCGAGCCGGCGACCGCCTCCCCCACCGACACCGAGCTATACCGGGCCATCGAGGCGACGATCGACGAGTTCTTCCCCGGCGTTCCGGTGGTGCCGACCATCGGGTCGGGAGGCTCGGACCTGCGCTTCGCCCGCCATATGGGCGGAGTCGGCTACGGCTTCTCGCTGTACCGCAGGGAGCGGACCCTCGGCGAGGTGCAGGGCCTGTGGCACGGCACTGACGAGCACATCGGGGTGGACGACGTCGATCTCACCGCCCGGGCCCTGCACCGACTCGTGGGACGGTTCATCGGAGCCTGACCGCTACCGGATGAACAGCCTGATCGGGCGGGGCCGCGAATATCCACGGCCCCGCCCGATTCTGGCGAGGATGGGTCTGAGGTGATCAGCTGGTCGGATTCATCTGGGTCACCTGGAGCCAGACGACATCGCTTGAGCAGGCCCACAGACCCGGGTACGGGGCGTAGAGGGCCCTGGTGTCGTTCGGCGGGTAGATCCGCCACCCGTCGGCCTTGACCGCCTTGCAGTCCGCGCCCAGGATCCCGCCGTTCTCGTCGATATTGACGGCGTTGATCTTGGCGGTGGCGGTGGCGCCGGGATTCAGCACCTTGGGCTGGCCCGCCGGAGAGTTCGACCAGTCGGCAGGCTGCCCGATCTGGGTGCCGTCACCGTGGCCGACCACCGAGACGCCGGGGAATCCGGCCATTCGGCAGCTCTCCGGGGACACATTCTTGAAGTTCACCTGATATCCCGTGTGCCCGGCTCCGTCAGAATTCGGAATATGGGTCACAGAGGCCCTCAGCATCGGCTGGGAGCACGCCTGATCCCCCCGGTCAGGGAGACCCGCAGCATTGGCCACGGTCCCCGCGCCGGCCATCCCGAGCCCGAGAAGTGCGGCACTCACGACTGCCGCGGCCTTTGTCCGTCTGCGTGTTGTCATGTCGTTACCCCTTTCGGAATGAACGCAATCCACCGTAAGACGGAAAGGGTCACCGCCCCAGGGTCTTATCCTCTCAGGATCCCGGATAGTTAACGCGGACAAGCACTTTTACGGTATCTAAGAATTCGCATTCCAAGAATTCCTCATGTCTGAGACCGCGCTCTCATGTTCTCAGGACGGCGCCGTCTCCCCGCCCCGGAGGCCGCCCTGCGGACCGCCTCCACGGCCCGGTTGCGAGGCCGTAACGTCGTGACGCACGCCCCGTCGATCGGAGGAGATCCATGGACATCTCATCGCCCACCGTCCTGAGCCTGAGCGGCGTCACCTTCCGGCGCAACGCCAAGGAGATCCTCGACGACATCTCATTCGAGGTGAGTCGGGGCGAGCACTGGGTGATGCTCGGGGCCAACGGGGCGGGGAAATCCACCATCCTCGGGTTCTGCGGGGCGATGGTCCACCCGACGACGGGGACCGTGAAGGTACTCGGTCACCAGTTGGGGAAGGTGGAGCTCCAGGCCCTGCGACCCCACATCGGGCACGTCGACCCCAGGCACCGGGTGCGCCCGCTCATGACGGTGACCCAGGTGGTGCTCACCGGCATCACCGGAACCGTCCTGCTGCCGATCCGCTGGTCGCCGAGTGACGCCGACCTCGCCCGGGCGGCCGATCTCATCGGTCAGCTGGGACTCACCCGGATCGCCGGGGACCGCTGGCAGACCCTGTCCCAGGGGGAGCGGGGACGGACCCTCATCGCCCGGGCCCTGATCGCCGAACCGGCCCTCATGCTCTTCGACGAGCCCACCACCGGGTTGGACGTCGCCGCCCGGGAGCAGCTGCTGGAGACCATCGATCTGCTGGCCGAGACCCATCCGGATCTCACCTCGGTACTGGTGACCCATCATCTGGAGGAGCTTCCGTCGACCACCACGCATGCCCTGCTGCTGGCCGACGGCAGGGTGGTGACGGCCGGCCCGGCGGCGGACGTCCTCACCAGTGAGAACATCTCCCGGACCTTCGACTATCCGATCGAGGTCGAGTTCCGCGACGGTCGCTGGACGGCCAGGACGCGGCGGGGCCGGTGACGTCGCGACATGTCACCGCGCGTGACACGTCGCGAGAACGTGTTACATCTCGGCCGGTTTTCTAACACATCCAAGGCGGCTCACTCCTGGGGCCAGGCCCGGGAGACATCGTCCCGCTTGCCCTTCGATCGCAGCCAGGAGCCGAAGTTGTCGGCCCATTTCCGGTGCTCGGCGACCTGGTAGTCGTGAAGCTGCGCGGCGTCCATCGACGCCGCCTTCGGATACCTCGCGGCCATCTCGGCGAGGACGTCGAGCATCATCGCGACGTCGACCTCGGCGGTGTGGGCGTTGCCGTTGGCCGTCACCTGGTAGACCTCCGTCATCGCCGCCAGTGTCCGCTTGCCCCGCCGGTAGCGGTCCAGAGCGTGGTCGAGCACGAGCGGGTCGATGACCGGGGCGGGCGCCCCTCCCAGTCGCTCCTCGAGGGACCCCAGCTCGTGACGTCGCAGCTCCTCGTTGATGACGGTGAGATCGAAGGGGGCGTTGAAGATCACCACCGGCAACCCCTGCGACCAGTGCTCGACCAGCGCGTCAGCCACCTCATCGAGCACCTCGACGACCGGGCGCCCCTCGCCCCGCGCCCTCTCGGTGGTGATGCCGTGGATGCGGGTGGCCCCCTCGGGGATCGCCACGCCGGGATCGGCCAGCCAGGTGCGCGGCTCGTCGGGGCCGTTCTCGCCGGCGCCGCCGGGTCGCAGCACCAGTGCCGCGGTGACCAGCCGGTCATGGAAGGGATCGGCGCCGGTGGTCTCGGTGTCCAGGCCCAGCCAGGGGGTGTCAGTCCAGTTCACAGTCATTCCTTCGTCGGATGACCGCCACTCTGCCTCACCCCACCGACAATCCGGTCCCCTACCAGCAGCATTGTCGACTTGATGCTGAATGACCAGCATCAAGTCGACAATGCCTCAGCGGTGGAGCTGCGGATCAGCGTCCCCCCGCCCCGGCGGGCACGTGATCCTTGATCACCTTGGCCTGACCTCCGGTGGAGAGCACCTTCACCGCACCGTGCCGGTCCACCTTCACCGTCGCCGACATCGCCGCAGCCAGATTCAGGCGCTGCCAGGAGCCCGGCGCCTTCCCGTCCAGGGCCAGCCTGGTGGTGTCAAGCAGCTGGCCGGACCGGGT harbors:
- a CDS encoding NAD(P)-dependent alcohol dehydrogenase translates to MKAVVLEKKNELTVREVPDPGHPGEGELRIAPRSVGICGSDVHYVEHGNIGKFVVTEPMVMGHEASGVVTEVGPGVEGFDVGDRVAMEPGIPDLTSKASRLGMYNVDPAVRFWATPPVDGCLCDAVVHPADFTYHLPDALSFGEGALLEPMAVAVHAVEKGGVKPGDTVAVSGAGTVGQLAACVALASGAGKVYISDVSVAKLEIAGQIPGLRPVNLQQEVMSEAISDETDGWGADVVIEASGAIGAYKDLWQVGAPGNTTVLVGMPAGEVPVDVVELQSRETQVQTVFRYANDYPRAIELAASGKVDLKPFITETFPMDDAVSVFQRAAEARPNDLKLQFALT
- a CDS encoding DedA family protein, which codes for MTALDAERFFLLDSIAGQVVSLMEVLGSLGVGLAILIETVFPPVPSEVILPLAGFTSTQGDLNVLAAFGAATAGSLIGAYILYWLGAAIGAQRLRALADRIWLVEAADVDRALAWFDRYGEASVLVGRVMPGVRSLVSIPAGVHRMGLTKFTALTLAGSAVWNAALIWLGAALGSNWRVVSHTIDQYSAWVYAALLLAAAVGFVMLVRRSVGRGRRRERTGSDA
- a CDS encoding right-handed parallel beta-helix repeat-containing protein — its product is MSELEAVRRTLEAGGYVDLSCAPPLELTEPLRITRPTVLVGGDLTAADGAPALEVTSSRVRIVGTRIRGSAVTGSVRDPGEILIHALGTEHQPLHDVVIRGCSLSDSRSDAVRLEWCRSSSVTGCGVDHVLYAGVMCLSCSGVLVADNRIADIPLTAGTVDGYGIAFSDAGNTEASRSRDCRAVRNVIELVDREGIDTHGGLGIRITDNVVRGCARGIAVVSGNESRRVAPQRCLVARNLIDAAGVRAAGLEAVAFRGIAGNPATGLVLGNTVRRYRRPFSIWQAEAVREWLGRGRGFPRERRLWGRFRTG
- a CDS encoding M20/M25/M40 family metallo-hydrolase, which translates into the protein MTAQLSDIGQTTIDLLVELVRNGCENDLTPDSGQEIRSAETLERFFDGAPVTIRRVEPHPGRTTLVVSVEGSDEFAEPLTLLGHTDVVPVDRAAWSHDPFGAEIADGQIWGRGTVDMLGLTAAMATVTRDLARSTRPRGTLTFVAVADEEARGGLGAGWLAQHQPDLFSWGNCISEFGGSHLPVRDGSDAVVVAVGEKGAAQRRLTVRTEPGHGSTPWRRPSAVQRIAEVAVRIAALQPPASHDPLWRDFVQAFRFDPDTERALLAGADDDAYEAFGPLARYAHAISHLTVAETVIGAGRAINVIPGTASLELDIRTLPGQSDDDVDRVLRTALGDMADEVEIEHLISEPATASPTDTELYRAIEATIDEFFPGVPVVPTIGSGGSDLRFARHMGGVGYGFSLYRRERTLGEVQGLWHGTDEHIGVDDVDLTARALHRLVGRFIGA
- a CDS encoding DUF4232 domain-containing protein, which encodes MTTRRRTKAAAVVSAALLGLGMAGAGTVANAAGLPDRGDQACSQPMLRASVTHIPNSDGAGHTGYQVNFKNVSPESCRMAGFPGVSVVGHGDGTQIGQPADWSNSPAGQPKVLNPGATATAKINAVNIDENGGILGADCKAVKADGWRIYPPNDTRALYAPYPGLWACSSDVVWLQVTQMNPTS
- a CDS encoding ABC transporter ATP-binding protein; this translates as MDISSPTVLSLSGVTFRRNAKEILDDISFEVSRGEHWVMLGANGAGKSTILGFCGAMVHPTTGTVKVLGHQLGKVELQALRPHIGHVDPRHRVRPLMTVTQVVLTGITGTVLLPIRWSPSDADLARAADLIGQLGLTRIAGDRWQTLSQGERGRTLIARALIAEPALMLFDEPTTGLDVAAREQLLETIDLLAETHPDLTSVLVTHHLEELPSTTTHALLLADGRVVTAGPAADVLTSENISRTFDYPIEVEFRDGRWTARTRRGR
- a CDS encoding exonuclease domain-containing protein; the protein is MNWTDTPWLGLDTETTGADPFHDRLVTAALVLRPGGAGENGPDEPRTWLADPGVAIPEGATRIHGITTERARGEGRPVVEVLDEVADALVEHWSQGLPVVIFNAPFDLTVINEELRRHELGSLEERLGGAPAPVIDPLVLDHALDRYRRGKRTLAAMTEVYQVTANGNAHTAEVDVAMMLDVLAEMAARYPKAASMDAAQLHDYQVAEHRKWADNFGSWLRSKGKRDDVSRAWPQE